A window from Purpureocillium takamizusanense chromosome 3, complete sequence encodes these proteins:
- a CDS encoding uncharacterized protein (EggNog:ENOG503P5ZA): MSSSITIPTGRSATAGYHSKAVDSSSGSSYSSSPSPSSPCTSPNAKMLHTRRPSLLSSAISKQQSTVINIGDPDGPPRLISYLSSSQGFAWNPEIFLPSYVDCDYEPLENHCEPVHEIVLSDEESREMLPH; encoded by the exons atgtcgtcgtccatcaCCATTCCCACCGGCCGatcggcgacggctggctACCACtccaaggccgtcgacagctcgtcgggcagctcTTACTCGAGCTCGCCCTCCCCATCCTCACCATGCACGAGCCCGAACGCAAAGATGCTGCACACGCGGCGTCCCAGTCTGCTGA GCTCCGCCATTTCGAAGCAGCAGTCCACCGTCATCAACATCGGGGATCCTGACGGTCCGCCTCGGCTG ATCTCGTACTTGTCGTCGAGCCAGGGCTTCGCTTGGAACCCAG AGATCTTTCTACCGTCGTACGTCGACTGCGATTACGAACCCCTCGAGAATCACTGCGAGCCGGTGCACGAGATCGTgctcagcgacgaggagtcGAGGGAGATGCTGCCGCATTGA
- the RPT3 gene encoding 26S proteasome regulatory subunit 6B (COG:O~EggNog:ENOG503NUMF), producing MGDIAVENAANHVPPHKKAAPSAIPTIDGFEGVPAEGGDDYSSLKKLQRQLEYIQLQEEYIKDEQRSLKRELVRAQEEIKRIQSVPLVIGQFMEAIDQNTGIVQSSTGSNYVVRILSTLDREKLKPSSSVALHRHSNALVDILPPEADSSIAMLGADEKPDVTYADVGGLDMQKQEIREAVELPLTHFDLYKQIGIDPPRGVLLYGPPGTGKTMLVKAVANSTTASFIRVVGSEFVQKYLGEGPRMVRDVFRMARENSPAIIFIDEIDAIATKRFDAQTGADREVQRILLELLNQMDGFDQTSNVKVIMATNRADTLDPALLRPGRLDRKIEFPSLRDRRERRLIFTTIAGKMSLAPEVDLDSLIVRNDPLSGAIIAAIMQEAGLRAVRKNRYNIIQSDLEDAYSSQVKGTQDDNKFDFYK from the exons ATGGGCGACATTGCAGTCGAGAATGCCGCCAACCATGTGCCGCCGCACAAGAAGGCGGCCCCTTCTGCGATTCCCACAATTGATGGCTTTGAGGGTGTGCCAGCAGAAGGTGGCGATGACTACTCGTCGCTCAAGAAGCTTCAGCGGCAGCTAGA GTACATCCAGTTGCAGGAAGAATACATCAAAGATGAGCAAAG GAGTCTGAAGCGCGAGCTTGTCCGGGCCCAGGAGGAGATCAAGCGCATCCAGAGCGTGCCGCTAGTCATCGGCCAATTCATGGAGGCCATCGATCAAAA TACCGGCATCGTGCAGTCGAGCACGGGATCCAACTACGTTGTCCGTATACTCTCTACACTCGACCGCGAAAAGCTCaagccctcctcgtccgttGCCCTCCACCGCCACTCCAATGCACTCGTCGACATTTTGCCGCCCGAAGCCGACTCGTCCATTGCCAtgctgggcgccgacgagaagccAGACGTGACGtacgccgacgtcggcggcttgGACATGCAGAAGCAGGAGATCCGTGAGGCTGTGGAGCTACCCCTGACACACTTTGATCTCTATAAGCAGATCGGCATCGACCCGCCGCGAGGTGTTCTTCTTTACGGCCCGCCAGGCACCGGCAAGACCATGCtggtcaaggccgtcgccaactCAACGACGGCCAGCTTTATCCGTGTTGTCGGATCCGAGTTTGTGCAGAAGTACTTGGGTGAGGGTCCCCGTATGGTGCGAGACGTTTTTCGAATGGCGCGGGAGAACTCGCCggccatcatcttcatcgatGAGATTGATGCTATTGCCACGAAGCGTTTTGACGCGCAGACGGGCGCCGACCGTGAGGTACAGCGCATCCTGCTCGAGTTGCTCAATCAGATGGACGGTTTCGACCAGACCTCCAACGTCAaggtcatcatggccacgaATCGCGCCGACACACTGGACCCAGCTCTGCTGCGTCCCGGCCGCTTGGACCGCAAGATTGAGTTCCCCTCcctgcgcgaccgccgcgagcgccgcctcatcTTCACCACTATCGCGGGAAAGATGAGCCTCGCCCCCGAGGTCGACCTTGACAGCCTCATCGTGCGAAATGACCCACTTTCGGGCGCaatcatcgccgccatcatgcaGGAGGCtggcctgcgcgccgtccggAAGAACCGCTATAACATCATTCAGAGCGATCTCGAGGATGCCTACTCGAGCCAGGTCAAGGGTACACAGGACGACAACAAGTTTGACTTTTACAAGTAG
- a CDS encoding uncharacterized protein (EggNog:ENOG503P2I0~COG:E~COG:U) yields MTFILCLAHYCDTHGPTPLMVTEGLRNPCSICFEDPLTSPRAAKSPGDARSRSGAPTSAPQSQPAAAALNDALRDMNIARSASVPASEPDAQAQRAALRRAAAAAAGSSSPLETPPDSPRPIFQQPRRDSSFRRTYDDTVTKKQGPCDNCAMTLPRRQGGGNDYVTDAQGPTLRTRTPIERVFGAGPASPPSSQSSSDTDGDREVTRRIRSRRTAPSSSRTTSCSSTSTSSGRSSHHFHYVSYTSTHEPLLADSFSLVRASCLRALSFETLPRAPSTSTPTSSPQVTSPAFVTTQSPGSAATGGAIFFGDAMAGYTTAYIFRIPDLHARGHKRIYAFLALSTEKERLAMKTFSMISTHFRDMATWIQQLAEAEAERASESSPIGSVLTNGGLPQPAPSAFDPPTAATDRGGSSFLTGGSGFTRRMGGPGGASSLKARGLAELVGQPDFFIELHGRFVRLLLEAGVAMSS; encoded by the exons ATGACCTTCATT CTATGTCTGGCTCACTACTGCGACACCCACGGCCCGACGCCGTTGATGGTCACGGAGGGCCTGCGCAACCCCTGCTCCATCTGCTTCGAGGATCCGCTGAcaagcccgagggcggccaaATCCCCTGGCGATGCCCGCTCACGCTCTGGCGCGcccacctcggcgccccaGTCacaacccgccgccgctgcactCAACGATGCGCTGCGTGATATGAACATAGCTCGCAGTGCGTCTGTTCCCGCGTCGGAGCCCGACGCCCAGGCGCAACGGGCAGCCCTGCgacgcgccgcggctgcagcagccggctCGTCATCTCCCTTGGAGACCCCTCCCGACAGCCCGCGGCCCATTTTCCAGCAGCCTCGTCGTGACTCGAGCTTCCGCCGAACGTATGACGACACGGTGACCAAGAAGCAGGGCCCGTGCGACAATTGTGCAATGACGCTtccgcgacggcaaggggGAGGCAACGACTACGTGACCGACGCCCAAGGGCCGACACTGCGAACGCGCACCCCCATTGAGCGTGTCTTCGGTGCCGGACCGGCGTCACCTCCGAGTTCACAATCCTCTAGCGACACGGATGGCGATCGCGAGGTGACGCGGCGAATCCGCAGCAGGCGGACTGCGCCGTCGAGTTCACGAACGACGTCGTGCTCGAGCACGTCGACATCGTCGGGGCGGTCGTCGCATCACTTTCACTATGTCAGCTACACGTCGACCCATGAGCCCCTTCTTGCCGACTCTTTTTCTCTGGTGCGCGCTTCATGCCTGCGGGCCCTATCCTTCGAGACACTGCCCCGGGCCCCCTCGACTTCGACCCCGACATCGTCCCCCCAGGTAACCTCGCCGGCGTTCGTCACAACGCAAAGTCCCGGGTCAGCGGCCACGGGTGGCGCCATCTTTttcggcgacgccatggcgggctACACGACGGCCTACATCTTTCGGATTCCAGACCTACATGCTCGAGGTCACAAGCGGATCTACGCGTTTTTGGCTCTCAGCACCGAGAAGGAGCGTCTTGCGATGAAGACGTTCTCAATGATCTCGACACACTTTCGTGACATGGCGACATGGATCcagcagctggccgaggctgAGGCGGAGCGGGCCAGTGAATCGTCTCCGATCGGCAGCGTCTTGACCAATGGCGGACTACCgcagccggcgccgtcagcgTTCGACCCCCCAACCGCTGCGACGGACCGCGGTGGCAGCAGCTTCctcaccggcggcagcggttTCACGAGACGTATGggcgggcctggcggcgcttCGTCACTCAAGGCCCGCGGGCTGGCGGAGCTTGTCGGGCAGCCCGACTTCTTTATTGAGCTACACGGCCGATTCGTGCGCCTTCTCCTGGAAGCCGGCGTCGCGATGAGCTCGTAA
- a CDS encoding DNA (cytosine-5-)-methyltransferase (COG:H~EggNog:ENOG503NZI2), whose protein sequence is MPRLSNAEMEDLWEELAAPEGSIPVHAAVDIGAEARELETPKWPDSESSVASPTSPAGSASLGSDAGASESEHAGGFTVDVPECNMISPLSCYEPFDAGAPTMSESRALATLAPEWKRLRRSDDDDVEGIEYDLDDFAAYCDATAYPCEMRPLHQLDTKMGVRNLYFDGVLSIGGQHRIFVRRVPIAAMPIGNYGTQHDTAQGHIWLQSELNRNRSIYYKLGKPAREYLRYYRPMLWVVDLAKHFVDYLQVTGDASKSVQIHHFRSVFIAWLQDTQKSSLAFDAWRRQHPSPDFRSSVVAHINFLHKEAVGVLGYKATYKHDVWSEALLLTAYEPQPRAKDPKTVVTQYMYDLFKDMPFGDQLIVAPISPNIQQLRDELIHERRMELPSPVHEAVKDVSSAAEARIRDVKPGDTISTPRDDEASGSMWKREVSKGFHDVDRWFALVQSVRTAKSGKRVFDVIWYYRPVETLCGVMHYPWNNELFLSDHCSCKERNKISEDEVLGVHEVDFGGSSATTAEFFCRQTYVHAERKWVTLREKHKHCKHTMERRRPAKYRPGDTLLVHLDTKSSLAEPCELVSSYREGDGKIYRLRRLLRRRDVDQEAHTSPPNELVYSSSLIEGRKNRIVGRCRVRFFPAGSHIPTPYDRNGVGGYFFFSYRLKEAHDGVRRCEALDAAPESLRQGWNPAATVPQLQGVDLFCGGGNFGRGLEDGGAIEMRWANDYDSKAVHTYMANVEVPGRVTPFLGSIDDMQRRAMAGDLSSSVPRVGDVDFVSAGSPCPGFSRLTNDKTTVAQRKNQSLVAAFGSFVDLYRPRYALLENVPGIVHKRANRDQDVFSQLICAVVGLGYQARFFFLDASSCGSPQRRSRVFLALAAPGCQLPDKPLMTHSHPPQTKALGLGMLPTGEPMAVREMPRATPFHFVTALEATADLPVIYDAKPDTCVPFPDHRVSLGLTRSQRLRIAVIPTHPWGMNFSRAWYGTGATKKPGHGIMTLAERAFFAGTDSGSGTASPINDNNRVGEAHASSNAYGRMYPDRLIETIVTTQNPRDGKNGRSLHWSEDRVLTIMEARRAQGMRDHEVLLGSPATQFKIVGNSVAREVAVALGIVFREAWVETLLGDKVDDEGIEGDGGIDGADAVPSPMSWGDAPHDRPEQTASLGSSPPPPARKRSQSLAAEMSDRKRRRGETPGSQASIVMAPSPLGRAVMMQDENAEIDDVL, encoded by the coding sequence ATGCCACGACTCAGCAATGCGGAGATGGAGGACTTATGGGAGGAACTCGCCGCCCCTGAGGGCTCTATCCCGGTCCATGCTGCTGTCGATATTGGAGCAGAAGCGCGCGAGTTGGAGACGCCCAAATGGCCCGATTCTGAGTCTTCTGTCGCGTCTCCAACCTCACCGGCGGGTTCAGCATCTCTCGGATcggacgccggcgcctcaGAGTCGGAGCACGCTGGCGGTTTCACGGTGGATGTCCCCGAGTGTAACATGATATCGCCGCTGTCATGTTACGAACCCTTTGATGCCGGAGCCCCCACAATGTCCGAGTCTCGTGCGCTCGCGACGCTGGCTCCGGAGTGGAAGCGTCTCCGGCGatcggacgacgacgatgtggaGGGCATCGAgtacgacctcgacgactttgcCGCCTATTGCGACGCAACCGCGTATCCTTGCGAGATGCGGCCCCTGCACCAGCTGGACACTAAAATGGGCGTTAGGAACCTTTACTTTGACGGCGTCCTCAGCATAGGCGGCCAGCACCGCATCTTCGTCAGGCGCgtgcccatcgccgccatgcccatcGGCAACTACGGCACGCAGCACGACACCGCTCAGGGCCACATCTGGCTGCAGTCGGAGCTCAATCGTAACCGGAGTATCTACTACAAGCTCGGCAAGCCCGCCAGAGAGTACCTACGCTACTATCGGCCGATGCTCTGggtcgtcgacctcgccaagcACTTTGTTGACTACCTGCAGGTCACAGGCGACGCCTCCAAGAGCGTGCAGATTCACCACTTCCGCAGCGTGTTTATCGCCTGGCTGCAGGACACACAAAAGAGCTCGCTCGCCTTTGATGCGTGGCGCCGACAGCACCCGAGCCCTGACTTTCGGTCGTCGGTCGTCGCGCACATCAACTTCCTACACAAGGAGGCCGTCGGGGTGCTCGGGTACAAGGCCACGTACAAGCACGACGTATGGTCCGAGGCACTCTTACTCACGGCTTACGAGCCGCAACCTAGGGCCAAGGACCCCAAGACGGTCGTCACGCAGTACATGTACGACCTCTTCAAGGACATGCCGTTTGGTGATCAGCTCATCGTGGCGCCCATCAGCCCGAAcatccagcagctgcgcgacgaaCTGATCCACGAGCGGCGCATGGAGCTGCCCTCGCCCGTTCACGAAGCAGTCAAGGACGTTTCGTCGGCAGCCGAGGCGCGGATCCGCGATGTCAAGCCCGGCGACACCATCAGCAcgccccgcgacgacgaggcctcAGGTAGCATGTGGAAGCGCGAGGTGTCCAAAGGGTTCCACGACGTGGACCGTTGGTTCGCGCTGGTGCAGAGCGTGCGCACGGCCAAGAGCGGCAAGCGCGTCTTCGACGTCATCTGGTATTACCGGCCCGTGGAGACGCTGTGCGGCGTGATGCACTACCCGTGGAACAATGAGCTCTTCTTGTCTGACCACTGCTCTTGCAAGGAGCGCAACAAGATtagcgaggacgaggtgctgGGCGTGCACGAGGTCGATTTTGgcggctcctcggcgaccaCGGCGGAGTTCTTTTGTCGGCAGACATACGTTCACGCCGAGCGCAAGTGGGTGACGCTGCGAGAGAAGCACAAGCACTGCAAACATACGATGGAGCGCAGGCGCCCGGCGAAGTACCGGCCAGGGGACACCTTACTCGTGCACCTCGACACCAAGTCCTCGCTGGCGGAGCCCTGCGAACTCGTCTCGTCCTATAGGGAGGGCGATGGCAAGATCTaccggctgcggcggctgctgcgacggcgggacgTCGATCAGGAGGCTCACACCTCACCGCCCAACGAACTCGTATACAGCTCGAGTCTCATCGAGGGCCGCAAGaaccgcatcgtcggccggTGTCGGGTCCGCTTCTTCCCTGCGGGCAGCCACATCCCGACACCATACGACCGGAATGGGGTGGGTGGCTACTTTTTCTTTTCATACAGACTGAAAGAAGCACACGATGGCGTTCGGCGTTGCGAGGCTCTCGACGCGGCGCCCGAGAGCCTGCGGCAGGGTTGGAAcccggccgcgacggtgCCCCAGCTTCAGGGAGTCGACCTcttttgcggcggcggcaacttcgggcgcgggctcgaggacggcggagCGATCGAGATGAGATGGGCCAACGACTACGATAGCAAGGCTGTGCACACGTACATGGCCAACGTCGAGGTGCCGGGACGCGTGACGCCATTTCTCGGCTCCATCGACGACATGCAGCGGCGAGCCATGGCTGGTGacttgagcagcagcgtgccgcgcgtcggcgatgtTGACTTCGTCTCCGCCGGCAGCCCATGCCCAGGATTCTCGCGGCTCACAAACGACAAGACGACAGTGGCACAGCGCAAAAACCAGTCGCTTGTGGCGGCGTTTGGATCCTTTGTCGACCTATATCGGCCGCGGTACGCACTGCTGGAGAATGTGCCGGGCATCGTGCACAAGCGCGCGAACCGCGACCAGGACGTCTTCAGCCAGCTCatctgcgccgtcgtcgggctcggctACCaggcgcgcttcttcttcctcgatgcgtcgtcgtgcggTTCGCCGCAGCGCCGATCGCGGGTCTTCCTCGCACTCGCCGCACCAGGCTGCCAGCTACCCGACAAGCCGCTCATGACGCACTCGCACCCGCCGCAGACCAAGGCGCTGGGCCTGGGGATGCTCCCGACGGGCGAGCCCATGGCGGTGCGCGAGATGCCGCGCGCCACGCCGTTTCACTTCGTcacggcgctcgaggcgacggccgacTTGCCTGTCATATACGACGCCAAGCCCGACACATGCGTACCGTTCCCAGACCACCGCGTGTCACTAGGACTCACGCGCAGCCAGCGGCTACGCATTGCGGTCATCCCAACGCATCCCTGGGGCATGAACTTTTCGCGCGCTTGGTACGGCACAGGCGCGACCAAGAAGCCGGGGCACGGAATCATGACATTGGCGGAGCGGGCCTTTTTTGCTGGCACTGACAGTGGATCGGGCACAGCATCGCCCATCAACGACAACAATCGCGTGGGTGAGGCGCATGCCAGTTCCAACGCGTACGGGCGCATGTACCCGGACCGTCTCATTGAGACGATTGTCACGACACAGAATCCGCGGGACGGCAAGAACGGGCGCTCACTGCACTGGAGCGAAGATCGCGTGCTGACCATCATGGAGGCGCGTCGGGCCCAGGGCATGCGCGACCACGAGGTGCTGCTaggctcgccggcgacgcagTTCAAGATTGTGGGTAACAGTGTGGCCAGGgaggtggccgtggcgctggGCATTGTGTTCCGCGAGGCGTGGGTCGAGACGCTCCTCGGGGACAaggtcgacgatgagggcaTCGAGGGAGATGGTGGCAtcgatggcgccgacgcggtTCCGTCTCCCATGTCCTGGGGCGACGCGCCCCACGATAGACCGGAGCAAACAGCCAGCTTGGGGAGCAGTCCTCCGCCACCGGCCAGGAAGCGCAGCCAGTCCCTAGCAGCGGAGATGTCAGACCGCAagaggcgacgcggcgagacACCGGGGAGCCAAGCGAGCATTGTCATGGCACCCAGCCCGCTCGGAAGAGCTGTCATGATGCAAGACGAAAATGCGGAGATTGACGACGTGCTTTGA
- a CDS encoding uncharacterized protein (COG:S~EggNog:ENOG503P0UX), protein MNGQTAATSMDDATKSNYEAKARDLRAELKQWESLWIKTHGGKPGRQDIKGNPDIAQKYKDYNKVRDVLAGKLSPDESRVRKRKPAGPAPAQTPVKRTKHVETPSKHRPNDDEGLMNTPAISRKLFSPASVMALGPTPQKDGRVLGLFDLLVERELGTPSRKDSSPKTDSRSHVLATPSKRSVADDADARLGRTPMSSSKRQLLNTFMTPLKRRRPSDVAATPTSVSKLHFDTPAFLKRHSLPTVDETATLDAPALRLPRKPLVRGLSEIVANLRKVEEEVLDNDDDMEALREAEGVEVGIGRPPAPPGTTADAEDEPPAALLGGFDDEGMYDSPVEDAMDRNGNPLPIFKKKGQKRTTRRANMLPVQSKRPAKAAGPDDDSHRMAEPGNSDDVDSELGGEEAKKAARKEGPVKKTVRKVNELAHANFQRLKLRNSGAKGGPGFNSRFRRRR, encoded by the exons ATGAACGGTCaaacggcagcgacgagcaTGGACGACGCAACGAAGTCAAACTACGAGGCTAAGGCTCGGGATCTGCGCGCCGAACTCAAGCAGTGGGAGAGCCTCTGGATCAAAACACACGGTGGCAAGCCCGGTCGCCAGGACATCAAGGGCAACCCGGATATAG CGCAAAAATATAAAGACTACAACAAGGTTCGCGAtgtcctcgccggcaagcTCTCGCCGGACGAGTCGCGAGTTCGTAAGCGCAAGCCGGCAGGCCCCGCGCCAGCGCAGACGCCTGTTAAACGGACCAAGCACGTCGAAACGCCCTCCAAGCACCGCccaaacgacgacgaggggctcATGAACACGCCGGCCATCTCCCGAAAGCTCTTCAGTCCGGCCTCAGTGATGGCCCTCGGCCCGACGCCGCAAAAGGACgggcgcgtcctcggcctcttcgacTTGCTGGTGGAGCGGGAGCTCGGCACTCCGTCACGGAAGGACTCAAGCCCCAAGACGGACAGCCGCTCCCATGTCCTCGCCACGCCGAGTAAGCGTAGCGTCGCAGATGACGCAGACGCGAGGCTGGGCAGGAcgcccatgtcgtcgagcaaGCGGCAGCTGCTCAACACCTTCATGACGCCGCtcaagcgccgccggccaagcGACGTGGCGGCTACGCCCACGTCTGTCTCCAAGCTGCATTTTGATACGCCTGCGTTCCTGAAGCGCCACTCGCTACCGACagtcgacgagacggcgacgctcgacgcgcccgccctgcGACTGCCTCGGAAGCCGCTCGTCCGTGGCCTGAGCGAGATCGTTGCCAACTTACgcaaggtggaggaggaggtgctcgacaacgacgacgatatgGAGGCGCTACGGGAGGCCGAAGGGGTAGAAGTCGGCATTGGCAGGCCCCCAGCGCCACCCGGGACGACAGCGGACGCGGAAGACGAACCGCCTGCGGCGCTCTTAggcggcttcgacgacgagggcatgtACGACAGTCCGGTAGAGGACGCGATGGACCGCAATGGGAATCCGCTCCCTATATTCAAGAAGAAGGGTCAGAaacggacgacgaggagggccaACATGCTGCCGGTACAGTCGAAGCGgccggcgaaggcggcggggccAGACGACGATTCACATAGAATGGCCGAGCCTGGGAATTCCGATGATGTGGACTCAGAGctgggaggagaagaagccaaAAAAGCCGCGCGCAAGGAAGGGCcggtgaagaagacggtgcGTAAGGTCAATGAGTTGGCGCACGCCAACTTCCAGCGGTTGAAGCTGCGGAACTCGGGGGCCAAGGGCGGGCCAGGGTTCAACAGTCGGTTCCGTCGCAGGCGATGA
- a CDS encoding uncharacterized protein (COG:S~EggNog:ENOG503P0UX): MNTPAISRKLFSPASVMALGPTPQKDGRVLGLFDLLVERELGTPSRKDSSPKTDSRSHVLATPSKRSVADDADARLGRTPMSSSKRQLLNTFMTPLKRRRPSDVAATPTSVSKLHFDTPAFLKRHSLPTVDETATLDAPALRLPRKPLVRGLSEIVANLRKVEEEVLDNDDDMEALREAEGVEVGIGRPPAPPGTTADAEDEPPAALLGGFDDEGMYDSPVEDAMDRNGNPLPIFKKKGQKRTTRRANMLPVQSKRPAKAAGPDDDSHRMAEPGNSDDVDSELGGEEAKKAARKEGPVKKTVRKVNELAHANFQRLKLRNSGAKGGPGFNSRFRRRR; encoded by the coding sequence ATGAACACGCCGGCCATCTCCCGAAAGCTCTTCAGTCCGGCCTCAGTGATGGCCCTCGGCCCGACGCCGCAAAAGGACgggcgcgtcctcggcctcttcgacTTGCTGGTGGAGCGGGAGCTCGGCACTCCGTCACGGAAGGACTCAAGCCCCAAGACGGACAGCCGCTCCCATGTCCTCGCCACGCCGAGTAAGCGTAGCGTCGCAGATGACGCAGACGCGAGGCTGGGCAGGAcgcccatgtcgtcgagcaaGCGGCAGCTGCTCAACACCTTCATGACGCCGCtcaagcgccgccggccaagcGACGTGGCGGCTACGCCCACGTCTGTCTCCAAGCTGCATTTTGATACGCCTGCGTTCCTGAAGCGCCACTCGCTACCGACagtcgacgagacggcgacgctcgacgcgcccgccctgcGACTGCCTCGGAAGCCGCTCGTCCGTGGCCTGAGCGAGATCGTTGCCAACTTACgcaaggtggaggaggaggtgctcgacaacgacgacgatatgGAGGCGCTACGGGAGGCCGAAGGGGTAGAAGTCGGCATTGGCAGGCCCCCAGCGCCACCCGGGACGACAGCGGACGCGGAAGACGAACCGCCTGCGGCGCTCTTAggcggcttcgacgacgagggcatgtACGACAGTCCGGTAGAGGACGCGATGGACCGCAATGGGAATCCGCTCCCTATATTCAAGAAGAAGGGTCAGAaacggacgacgaggagggccaACATGCTGCCGGTACAGTCGAAGCGgccggcgaaggcggcggggccAGACGACGATTCACATAGAATGGCCGAGCCTGGGAATTCCGATGATGTGGACTCAGAGctgggaggagaagaagccaaAAAAGCCGCGCGCAAGGAAGGGCcggtgaagaagacggtgcGTAAGGTCAATGAGTTGGCGCACGCCAACTTCCAGCGGTTGAAGCTGCGGAACTCGGGGGCCAAGGGCGGGCCAGGGTTCAACAGTCGGTTCCGTCGCAGGCGATGA
- a CDS encoding RING-type E3 ubiquitin transferase (EggNog:ENOG503P1WN~COG:O) yields MGGGESAGASKEIGPRRLPAGGVDRARQTDETNATLPNLSLKRPPDDIETCVICLEPLTGPCKLIPCAHYHYHLICIEAWLSSAPGCPICKAKVSKVLHGRQLEKTKDYTVKTVSRPLSFSTSTGSLFGPPVNTPRPAAAGNLFGDVAFDHRVRRHWTDIPWLTEPFGLSFRREVYRRLRYSKHVGSNPHSGYRELSQRDFQDRAVLERARMFLRRELRVFGWLTTPEADTIEMLNGETQDFFERRKRVITVESMMGHILRLLQHFEIRGSDGGLEDVVARHLGRENTQLLLHELHAFLRSPYERLEDWDRAVQYHPLPASLPEIPERQPRQNSFTSERYSQRYRNRQDRIRPARTPARVPAWHGGRRQHSPGPQVVSPWKR; encoded by the coding sequence atgggaggaggggagagtGCTGGGGCGAGCAAGGAGATCGGTCCGcggcgcctgcctgctggcGGTGTTGACAGGGCTAGACAAACCGACGAGACAAACGCCACCCTTCCGAACCTGTCACTCAAAAGACCGCCCGACGATATCGAAACATGCGTCATATGCCTCGAGCCGCTCACGGGGCCATGCAAACTGATACCCTGCGCAcactaccactaccacctTATCTGCATCGAGGCGTGGCTGTCCTCCGCGCCCGGATGCCCGATTTGCAAGGCCAAGGTCTCGAAAGTCCTCCACGGCCGGCAACTCGAAAAGACAAAAGACTATACCGTGAAGACCGTCTCTCGACCCTTGTCGTTTTCGACATCCACGGGCTCTCTGTTCGGACCTCCGGTCAATACGCCCCGTCCCGCAGCCGCGGGCAATCTATTTGGGGATGTCGCGTTTGACCATCGTGTGCGGCGACACTGGACCGACATCCCCTGGCTCACCGAGCCGTTTGGTCTCTCCTTCAGGCGCGAAGTCTACCGACGGCTGCGTTACTCAAAGCACGTGGGATCGAATCCTCACTCCGGCTACCGCGAGCTGTCCCAGCGCGACTTCCAGGACCgggccgtcctcgagcgcgcgcggaTGTTTTTGCGGCGAGAACTACGCGTCTTCGGCTGGCtgacgacgcccgaggcggaCACGATAGAGATGCTCAACGGCGAGACGCAGGACTTTTTCGAGCGCCGCAAGAGAGTCATCACGGTGGAGAGCATGATGGGCCACAtcctgcgcctgctgcagcactTTGAGAtccgcggcagcgacggcggacTCGAGGACGTGGTGGCGCGCCACCTGGGCCGCGAGAACACGCAGCTCCTGCTGCACGAGCTGCACGCCTTTCTACGCAGCCCGTACGAGAGGCTCGAGGACTGGGACCGGGCCGTCCAATATCACCCCCTGCCGGCGAGCCTCCCCGAAATACCTGAGCGGCAGCCCCGCCAGAATTCTTTCACGAGCGAGCGATATTCGCAGCGCTACAGGAATAGACAAGATCGGATTCGACCGGCCAGGACGCCTGCGAGAGTGCCGGCTtggcatggcgggcgccggcagcacAGCCCTGGCCCACAGGTTGTGAGCCCGTGGAAACGATGA